Genomic segment of Acidobacteriota bacterium:
TCCGCGTTTGGCCGTATCTTCAGGGCGGTCCGCAGCGGCCGCCGGAGGCCCGCATGAACTCACCGCTGGCCCGCTTTCTCATCCCGGGCGTGGGGGTGGCGCTCCCCCGCAGGGTCCTGGACAACCGCGAGTTGGGGCGGGTTCTCGGCCTCGACCCGGCGTCGATCGCGGCGCGGACCGGCATCGAGGAACGGAGGGTCGCGGAGGAGGACGACTCGGCCTCCTCTCTCGGCGCCCGGGCCGCCGCCGCCGCGCTCGCGGCGGCGGGAGGCCGCCCCGAGACCATCGACCTTCTGTTGCTGTCGACCTACACCCCCGACTTCCCGCTCTGCCCCACCGCTCCCCTCGTCGCCCGGCAGCTGGGCGCGGTCAGGGCCGGTGCGTTCGACATCAACGCCGCCTGCGCCGGGGGGGTCGCAGCTCTGGTCACCGCGGCGTCGATGATCCGCAGCGGGCCGTTCCGGAGGGCTCTCGTCGTCGCCTCCGATCTGACGACGCGCTACATCCGGGAAGACGACCCCAAGACGCGGCTCGTGTTCGGCGACGGCGCCGCTGCGCTCCTGATCGAGCGGGCGCCGGAGGATCCGGCGGCGCGGTGCTGGTCGCTGCTCGCGGTGGATCTCGGCGCGGACGGTTCCGGAGCGCACCTGTTCCGGGTGCCGGCTGGGGGAAGCGCCGGCCGCCCGCTCAACGGCGTCCGCAGTCACGCCCCGCTGGCGATCGAGATGAACGGCCGGGCGATCTTCCGCTTCGGCGTGGAAAAGGGCGTGGAAGTCCTCGACAGGCTCAGGCGCCGCGCCGGCCTCGGGCCCGGCGACGTGGCCTGGGTGATCCCCCATCAGGCGAACCTCCGGATCATCAGCGCGATGATCGACCGGAGCGGGATTCCGAAGGACCGGTGGTACGTCAACATCGAGCGCTACGGGAACACCGCCTCGAGTTCGGTTCCGATCGCGCTGGCCGAGCTGGTCCGCGCCGGCCGTATCGCGCCGGGAGACATCGTCCTTCTCGTCGCCTTCGGTGCGGGGCTGACCTGGAGCGGCGCCGCCCTGCGGGCCGGCTGAAGGCCGCGGCACGCGCACCGCACGCGACCGCGGCGTTCTCCCCGCGGCTCCTTCCGGCCCGACATTCCCGAACGGATCTGGCCGGGGCATTCTGGGGCCACCGAGAGAGAGGCTCTCCTTTCCGACCTGCCAAGGGCTTCTCGCGG
This window contains:
- a CDS encoding ketoacyl-ACP synthase III: MNSPLARFLIPGVGVALPRRVLDNRELGRVLGLDPASIAARTGIEERRVAEEDDSASSLGARAAAAALAAAGGRPETIDLLLLSTYTPDFPLCPTAPLVARQLGAVRAGAFDINAACAGGVAALVTAASMIRSGPFRRALVVASDLTTRYIREDDPKTRLVFGDGAAALLIERAPEDPAARCWSLLAVDLGADGSGAHLFRVPAGGSAGRPLNGVRSHAPLAIEMNGRAIFRFGVEKGVEVLDRLRRRAGLGPGDVAWVIPHQANLRIISAMIDRSGIPKDRWYVNIERYGNTASSSVPIALAELVRAGRIAPGDIVLLVAFGAGLTWSGAALRAG